The genomic region GCTCTGCCAGTTCAGGCGTCATAGCTCAGTGAAGCAGCCATAACGGCGGAGCAACCGCAGCGGCGGACCGCTCTAAACCCTAAACTTTAAACCCTAAACTCCTCCCCCTACAACATCCCTTCCAGGTCGGCGGGGGAGTAGTTGATGTTTTTCAGCGTTTTGTTGTCGGCGGTGCGGTACACCAGGAACTTGCCGTCCGATTCCACGTAGTGGCATTCCGTGCCTTTGGCCTGGTAGTGCTGCACGGTTGCCTCGGCTTCCTCCACCGTCCGGCAGGCTTTGCTCAAGTTCGAGCGCTGAACTTCGTCGAAGAGGGCTTTGAACCGGTCGCCGAGTCCAAACTCCAGCACCGCCCCGCTCAGGACGTACTGCAAATCGCATAACGCATCGGCCACGGCCACGATGTCTTTTTCCAGAATGGCCACTTCCAGCTCTTTCAGCTCTTCGGCCAGCAGCGCCACCCGCAATTGGCAGCGGTTTTCGGCCGGAATCTGCGGCGTTTCCAGAACCGGGTGATGAAACGTGCGGTGGAATTCCGCAACGGCATTCAATGAATCGGGGGTAGTCATCTTTGACATGGATTACACAGATTATTAGATTTAACTGGATGCGTTTCCCCGAGCGAAGCATCAGGGCTCATCCGGCCAATCCGTAAAATCTGCGGTCAGAAATTGCTTTTAAACAGTTTGATCGAAATCGCCAGCAGGATAATGCCGAAAATCTTGCGCAGAATGCTCGTCCCGCCCGGTCCCAGCCGGGTTTCGATCCAGGCCGAAGATTTCAGAACGACGTAAATCAGAATCAGATTCAGCAGAATTCCGCTCAGGATGTTCGGCGTGGCGTATTCGGCTTTTAGCGAAATAATGGTCGTCATCGTACCCGCCCCGGCAATCAGCGGGAAGGCAATCGGCACGATGGAGGCCGAGCCCGTATGCACCTCCTCCTTAAAGATGTTCCGCCCCAGAATCATTTCGAGGCCCAGCAGAAAGATAATCAGGGCCCCAGCCACGGCAAACGACGACACATCGACGCCGAACAGCTTCAGCAGCGACTCCCCGGCGTACAGGAACAGGACCATCAGCAGTCCCGACACCAGAGTTGCCTTTTCGGACTCGATTTTCCCCGTCTTCCGGCGCAGGTCGATGATAATGGGCAGAGAGCCGACGACGTCGATCACGGAAAACAGAATCAGGGCAACGGACAGAATTTCTTTCAGATTAAACATACGGCAGTGGCCGTCCCACGGTAGGGCTCTCGTCATTCGGCCGGGCGCAAAAGTAAGGACTAATGCCGGTGAGAACGCAGAAATTCTTTCAGTTTCGCGATTTCTTCATCCTCGATGGCCGGGAAATTGGCGATCCGGAAGGTGGTGTCCTTCCAGGCTCCGTACCCATTTCCGAGGATAATTCCCTGCGCCAGAGCCGCCGCTTTGATGGCTTTGACGGCCTCCGGCGTCCCTTCGACCGCAATGACGGTATCCGACCGCTGTTCCGGCTTCGGCACCAGCAGCTTCCAGCTGCTTTGTTTCTGCTCAAAAAACCGGTACCAGCGGGCCGCCCGCTCCCGGGTGATGGCGTCAATCGTGTCGATGCGGGGCAGCTGCTGCAACACGCACATCAGCATGTAAATGGCCAGTCCGTTCGGCGTATACTGCGTCTGGTTTTTGAGGACGTTTTCGTGAATGAACAGCAGACTGTTGTAATGGTCGCGCTCGCCAATCAGTTCGGCCCGCTGCACCGCCGCCGGGGAATAGACCAGCACGCCCATGCCCGCCGGCAGCCCGAAACACTTCTGCACGGACGCAAACCAGACATCGGCCAGTTCCCAGTCGAAACGGATACCGGCCATCGACGAGGTGGCATCCACGGCCACCAGCCCGGTGAACTCCTGCCGGAACTGCCGCAGCGCCTCCATCCGGACCTGCGTGCCGTTGGACGTTTCGTTCTGCACAAGGCACAGCACATCCGCCTCACCGGGCAGAATGGCGGGCTTGATCCGCTGCGCGTACTCCTTCCACTTCTGCCCGAACGCCCCCGAATACGGGTGCAGGCTGCTCGTCAGGGTCAGCGACTGGGCGATGATTTCCCAGCATTCGGTCGCCGAGGACACAAACGCGATATGGTACTCGTCCGGAATCTGGAGTTTTTCGTGCAGCAGCCGGACGGTTTCTTTCAGGATTTCCATGAAGCCCGGACTCCGGTGGTTCAGGCTGACGACGCCTTTGCGGATGGCTTCGTGCGCATAGTCCGCCACGCGCGGATACACTTTGGAAGGACCAGGATAAAACGTAATCATAACGAGAGTAAATAGCGAACGGCCAGCTCATAGCCCATCAGGCCCAGTCCGGCGACGATTCCGCGGCATTTTGGTGTCAGGTAACTATGGTGACGGAACGACTCGCGGGCATGAATGTTTGAAATGTGCACCTCCACGGCGGGCGCCTTGACGGCCGACAGCGCATCGGCCAGGGCCACGGACGTATGCGTGTACGCCCCGGCATTGATGACGATCCCGTCGATGGTATAGCCCAATTCGTGTATCTTGTCGATCAGTTCGCCTTCGTGATTGGACTGGAAGTAGTGGAACTGCACGTCACTGAACTGGGACTCAATGGATTTGATGTAGTCGAGAATGGAAACGCTGCCGTAGATTTCGGGTTCGCGTTTGCCGACGAGGTTAAGGTTCGGGCCGTTCAGGATAAGAATTCGTTTCATAAAATCGCCGGGTAGCGGGAAAAGACCATTAATTGACGCATGATAGCGGTTTGGCAAAGTTATAGGAATGCCTTTAAAAATTACCTGACCCTCGAACGTTCGCTGGCCGATAATTCCATTGAAGCCTACCTGCGGGATGTCGATAAACTGCGGGAATTTCTGGAACTGGATGGGCACGCCCTGACGCCGTTTCAGGTAACGGAGGCGCACGTCATGGCGTATCTGAAGTACCTGACCGACGTTGGCCTGTCGGTGCACTCGCAGGCGCGGATGCTGTCGGGCCTGAAGGCTTTTTACAAATACCTACTCTACGAAAACCTCATCCAAACCGACCCCACGCACCTGATCGAAGGGCCACGCCTGGGCCGGAAGCTGCCCGATACGCTGTCGGTGCCCGAAATCGACGATCTGCTGGCGGCCATTGACCTCTCTACTCCCGCCGGCACCCGCGACCGCGCCATGCTCGAAGTGCTGTACAGTTCCGGGCTACGCGTCTCCGAACTGCTGAATCTGCGGCTGACCAACTGTTTTTTCGACATTGGCTTTATCCGGATTCTGGGCAAGGGCAGTAAGGTCCGGCTCGTACCCATCGGGCAGGAAGCCATCCACTACACCCGGCTGTACACCGAGCACATCCGAAACCAGCTGGATATTACGAAGGAAGGCGAAGACGTGGTGTTTCTGAACCACCGGGGAAAGCCCCTGAGCCGGGTTTTCGTGTTTAAGATGATTAAAAAACTGGCGGCGGAAGCGGGCATCCGGAAAACCATCGGGCCGCACACGTTCCGGCATTCGTTCGCGACCCACCTCATCGAAGGCGGTGCCGACCTGCGGGCGGTTCAGCAGATGCTCGGCCACGAATCCATCACGACCACGGAGATTTACACCCACCTCGACCGCGATTACCTGAAGCAGATGATGATCGATTATCACCCCCGGGCCAAAATAAAAGAGCCTGCCGTCAGGCGACGGCAGGCTCAGTAGCTTCTTATTGTTAACCCTAACCCTTAAACCATTTTGACTGGTTCGACGGAATTACCCCCGCGGCGCTTTCAACCTCTCACCGTCCCACAGCCACAGGGGATCATTCGGTTGTCGAACAGACTAAATCGTCCACGGTTTACTGAGTTACAATTGGCATGCCAGTTTGTCTGATAATTATTGACCCGGTATTATAAAGCGATTAAAAACCTTACTCCTGGACCAGAAGCGGGCTGAGCACCTTGCAGGTACAGATGCCTTTTGAGGTGGTCGTTGTGGTTTCGTCCACCAGAGCGAACCCCGGCCGAATCGCCTCCCAGAGCTGGTCGCTATGCTTGTGGTGGTTGATGGTCACGAGCATTAGTCCTTCCGGCTTCAGGTATTCGGCTAGGCGGCGCATGGTCCTAAGCGGGTGGCGGCTGTAATAGATGGATTCGTTGAAGATGATAAAATCGAACGCACCGGCAGGCTGGTACACGTCCATATCCGCGACCAGATAGGTGCATTTTTCATCGCCGTCCGCCTGCGCTCTGGCGATGGCACTGTCTGATATGTCTACCCCGATGTAGCGCCCGTAGTTAGGCGATTGCAGGCGCTGCTGGAGCAATCCCTCCCCGCAGCCGATCTCCAGCACTTCCGGCTGGCCGGGTTTCAGAAATTTCACATAGCCGACGATGACGCTGAAGCGGGCCAGTTCGTCGAGGGCGCGCAGGCCGTTCCAGAGGCCTTTGTCGTACTGGTAATTCCAGCGGTCGCGGTCAATGCGCAGAATTTTGCGTTTGAAGAAAGAAACGAATCCGGTCATAAATGGGTGGAAACGGTAAAGGCTAGTTTCGGGGTTTAGTTTCGACGTCCGCCGTATCGACCACGCTGGTATCGATGGCCGTTCCGTCGGGTTGCATGGTGGGCGGCAGGGCCCGTTCGAGCTGTCGGCGGCGGTTCCACGGGGCGGTGGTGCGGCGGGCCATGTCAACGGCAAAAAGCACCACGATCAGGGTAAAAACAAGGGCACCAATGAATAAAATACGGCGGTTGCGGTTCATAAATCGTTCAGTTGTTTGGGAGAAACGGAAAACAGCAGGCGTCCCGTCCGGCCCGACACTTCGGCCCACTGCAGATTCTCGAATTCAATAGCGGCGACCGCACCTTTGCTCATCGAACCAACATCGGCATGGGTGAGGTACTCCGCAAAATAGGAAATATCCGGGTTGTGCCCGAACAGCATCACCGACTGCGGCTGTTCGTCCAGTTGGTTGAGCGCCGCCAGATACGCCTTCGGCCCGCCGTCGAACAGGTGTTCGTCGAGGCGAATGGCCTCCGGGTCGAGGTGTAGTTGTTCGGCCACTACTTTCCCGGTATCGCGCGCCCGGATGGCGGTACTGCTGATGAGCAGGTCCGGGCGAATGCCTTTTTCGCTGAGGTGGCGACCGACCCGCGCCGCGGCCATGATTCCCTCCGAAACCAGTTCCCGGTCGTGGTCCCGCTGAAAAGCTGTCCGGTCTTCTGCCTTGGCATGACGGACCAGATATAGTATTTTTTTCATATTTTTTCTGAATTTTATTCTACAGGTACGGTTCCGTTAAATCACTTACTGCCTTTCGGTTGCCAAGTTTTAAACTAAACAAGTTATTATCATAGAATGGTCACCGGACCATGAAATTTATCCTCACCGATTTCGATGGTTCCTCCCCGAATGATTACAGAATCACCGACAGCACAACAGTCAGCCCGACAGACTCAGATAGTCATGTTTCTGCTCTGGGTGGCCGCTGCGGTTTTTTGCTTTTTCATATACCGCTTCGCCGTCGATGTGCCGTACATGGACGACTATCTGCTGCTGTTTTCCATCACCAAAATGACCGATCCGGCCACGGGCATTGCCTGGTCGGATGTCCTGACACAGCACAATGAGCACCGGATTTTTCTGGCCCGTCTGGTTGCACTTTTCGATTATATGATCGAAGGCCATGTCAATTTCAAAACCCTGGCGTTGACGGGCAGCGCCTCCGTGCTGGCGCTTTTCTACCTGCTTTTCCGGCTTTTCCACCGCGCAAAGGTAAGTCCGTGGGCGCTTACTCCTATTGCGCTGCTGCTTTTCCAGCCTTCTTATTACAACAATCTGCTCTGGGGCCTGTCGGTCTGGCAGCACAGCGTGACGCTGGCCGGATACATTCTCTTTTTCTGGCTCGCCATGCACCCCACCCGCCGCATGCAGGGGCTGGCGCTGGGGCTGGGAGCCGTCCTGATGTATTCCAACAGCAACGGTCTTTTTGCCTGGGCCGCCGTGGTCCTGCTGCTGGGCTGTTATGGCCGTCGGCTGGAAGCGGCCGTCTGGCTGGCCACCGGCATCGGGCTGACGCTGCTGTATTATCTGGCTGATTACCAATTTTATAAAAGCCCTTCGGTCTGGCTCGCCAACCCTGACCCCATCTGGCTGATGCGGAGTCTGGCCGGTTTTATGGGGGGCGCCATGTATCTGGACGGCTTTCCGTGGCTCAAGGGGCTGTCCTCTCCCCTGCTGGTCTGGCTTATGGGCATCGCCGTGCTCGGCATTTACGGGCTTGCGTGGTGGGAGTTTCTTTTCCGGCGTCACAAAGATTATCCGGCGGTGTATCCCGTTCTGCTGGGCATGACGATTGTACTGGTCCTGACGGGCCTGGGTGCGGCCGTCACCCGCAGCAACGGCGACCTGATGATTATTGAACGGTACCAGATTTATTCCATCATGTGCCTCATCATTGCCTATTCGCTGCTGGTGATCGCGCTGGAGAATTCGGGCAATAAATGGCTGACCGTTTTGGCGACGGCCGTCACGGCGCTTTTCTCGTTTAATTCTTACCTGTATTACATTCCGGAACTGGAAAACCGGGAAAAGCGGCTGCTGGCCGAAGCGGCCGAAATTAAGGAGCATCATCACTCGCCGATGATCAGTATTTTCCTGTCCGACCCCTACTGGAACGCCCTGTTACGAAATACCATCGAGCGCGGCATTCTGCGGTTTCCGGAAGAAGCAGATTCTGCCTTTGACCTTGTTTCCATCAGCAGTTCCCGGGTGAAAAGTCCGGTTATTTTTGAAATCACCAAACGTATAGATGAGGGCGTTCACAAGACGGTGATTGACGTGAGACATAATACGATGGAAACGCCCACGTATCTGCTGCTCCGGTCGGGGTCAGAAGTTCACCTGCTCCCAGCCGAAAAAGAGCCCGAACGGAGTAAGCTCCGCATGCTGCAGCACGGCAGTCTGTACCAGCCCGGCACCCGGACCTCGTTTTACACGGCTCCGCTGGCACCCGGCCGCTACCAGATCGGACTGCTCCGCCTCATCGACGACCTGCCCCATACCGAATGGACTGAACAGTTTATCAGCCGATAAGCCGGTAATTTTTCGTATCTTTGCTGCTTAACCTTACAGGTCCACCAAGCCTGTGAGGTTTATTTGTTATACCAGAAAATCAATGAGTACCATACAGGAAATCAGCCGCCGCCGGACCTTTGCCATTATCAGCCACCCGGACGCCGGTAAAACGACACTGACCGAAAAACTGCTCCTGTTTGGGGGCGCCATCCAGACCGCCGGGGCCGTAAAATCGAACAAGATCAAGAAAACGGCGACCTCGGACTTCATGGAAATCGAGAAGCAGCGGGGTATCTCCGTGGCGACCTCGGTGATGACGTTCGAGTACCGGAACATGAAAATCAACATTCTGGATACACCGGGCCACAAGGACTTTGCCGAGGATACCTACCGCACGCTGACGGCCGTCGATTCGGTCATTCTGGTCATCGACTGCGTGAAGGGCGTTGAGGAGCAGACCGAACGCCTGATGGAAGTCTGCCGGATGCGGGACACTCCCGTTATTATTTTCATCAATAAAATGGACCGGGAAGGCCAGGCACCTTTCGACCTGCTCGACGAGCTGGAGGCCAAACTGAACATCCGCGTCCGCCCGCTGACCTGGCCGGTCAACATGGGGTCGGATTTCAAGGGGGTGTACAGCCTGTACGACAAAACGATGAACTTCTTCCGCATCAACAAGACGAAGGTGGAAGACGACGTGGTGGAAATCGACATCAATACGCCCGTGCTGGACGAGAAAGTCGGCGAACGTGACGCGGCCCAGCTGCGCGAGGACGTGGAACTGATCGAAGGCGTGTACGACTCCTTTGACCGGCAGCCGTACCTCGATGGCAAGGTCGCTCCGGTGTTTTTCGGCTCCGCCGTGAACAACTTCGGGGTGAAGGAACTGCTTGACACCTTCTGCGACATTTCGCCGGAACCCATCGCCCGCGCGACCGACAAGCGGGTGGTAAAGCCCGAGGAGTCCAAATTCAGCGGGTTTGTCTTTAAAATCCACGCGAATCTCGACCCGCGCCACCGCGACCGGATTGCCTTCCTGCGCATCTGTTCGGGCACGTTCGAGCGGGGGAAATTTTACCACCACACGCGGCTGGACAAGGACATCCGCTTCGCCAGCCCGTTCTCGTTCATGGCCGACAGCAAAAGTCTGGTGGAAGAAGGCTTCCCCGGCGACGTGGTGGGCCTTTACGATACCGGCACCTTCAAAATCGGCGATACACTGACCGAGGGCGAAGACCTGCAATACACGGGCATTCCGAGCTTTTCGCCGGAAATCTTCAAGGAACTGGTCAACCTCGACCCGATGAAAGCCAAGCAGCTCGACAAAGGCATCCAGCAGCTGACGGACGAAGGCGTGGCGCAGTTGTTCACGCTGCCGATTGGTAACCGGAAGATCGTCGGAACGGTGGGCGAACTGCAGTTTGAAGTAATTCAATACCGGCTGGAGGGCGAATACGGCGCCAAATGCCGCTGGACGCCCATGCCGATTTCCAAAGCCTGTTGGCTGACTTCGGACGACAAAAGGAAGCTCGACGAATTTGTTCGGCTGAAAGGCATGCAGATTGCCTACGACAAGGACCAGAATCCGGTCTTTCTGGCCGAGTCCGACTGGATTCTGCGGATGAATATTCAGAACAACCCCGACATTAAATTCCACACGACTTCGGAGTTCAAGACCGCGGTCGAAGCCTGACCGTACCCCGGAGTGCCGCTCCGGGGCTTTTTTTTGAATAATTTCTTAACAAACGACCCCTCCCCTTTCACGGCTCAATCTGCGGCAGCGAGATATTTTTTCGGATCGCCCAGATGCGGATACCGAACACCAGCGCCACCACCAGCGTATCGGTCAGGGTCGGCGGCAGGTGGGGCCGGAGCAGAAAAAAGGCGACGCCGCCCGCCATGCAGGCCGTGGCGTATATTTCCCTGCGAAACAGGAGCGGAATTTCGTTGAGCACAATATCCCGGAGCACGCCTCCAAAACACGCCGTTATGGTGCCGAGAATGATGCAGGAAGGCACATTCAACCCCGCCGCCACGCCTTCCTGAAGCCCCCGGAGCGTGAAAAAGCCCAAGCCGAGCGAGTCGAACAGGACCAGCGAGCGTTCGAGGCGGCCGGTTTGGGTACGAAAAAAAATGGTCAGCAGGGCGACGGCACAAATCAAAAGAATGACGGAGGAGTCCTGAAGCCAGCGTACGGGCAACCGGCCGATCAGCATGTCGCGAATGGTGCCCCCGCCGACGGCCGTGGCGAAGGCCACGACGATGAGGCCGAATCCGTCGAGGCGTTTTTGCAGGCCCGCCAGCGTGCCCGAAGCGGCAAAGGCAATGGTGCCGCCGATGTTGATTAAAGAAAAAACTTCCAACTGATTGTGAATGACAGTCCGGCGGCCAAGTTAAGGCGGCCGGGGGAAATACCAATGGGCGGTGGTTGGCTGCGGCGGGTCCGGCCCGGTGCAGGTTGCCGCCACTTTCAATTTTTCTTAGCTTCGGTGCCTGAGATGAAACTTCGACCGCGGCACGGCGGGCAGACATTTTTTAGGAGAAAGTACAAAAACCCGGCTGTTGGGTAAAGTAGTTTATTATTGTAGTCTTCAATGAAGTGTATGCTACTGGAATGGCTTGACAGATTGTTGTATAGGCAAAGCAAGCTCGTCTCACAAATCCCTGGTGGCTGTTGCATAACTCTATTTACACCTAAAAGCCCGATTTGGTGGAGATTTTTTATCTTCAACGATGCAAGGCAGAAAGGAGTATAGCGAAAACCTAATCATCAATTTCCGGCTCTCCAGCCATGTTCCAAGGCACAATTTTTATTGGAGGTTGAAGGAAACTTTAGATTTGTCTTTTCTCTATCAGGGCACTAAAGAGCTCTATGGCCGAACAGGACATCAGTCTATTGACCCAGTGGTTTTCTTTAAATTTATGATTATCAGCCACCTGGAGAACATCACTTCTGATCAAAAGCTGGTTGAGCATTGCTCTATGCGACTGGATTTGCTGTATTTTTTGGGCTATAACCTGGATGACCCACTACCCTGGCACTCCACCCTGAGTCGTACTCGAAAACTCTACCCTGAAAAACTCTTTGAAGCACTATTTGATCAGGTGTTCAAGCTTTGCGTAGCCAATAATATGGTATCCGGTCGTCGGGTCGCCATCGATTCGGCACCTGTCAAGGCTAACGCCTCAATGGAAACACTGTTAGAGAAACAACCTGGCAGACCTGGCCCACAATTACTTCAGCCGGGTGAAAACCAGCATGAGCCAGTGGTCTTTGAACCTAAAGTCAATACCCGTCCAGCGGCACCGGTCATTACTGCTTCTGAACATCAGCTTAAAAGACTAGCCAAGCACCAGCAAAACTTGAAGCGTACTCCTACCGCCTTAGGGGCTAGCAATGACAAGGCACAGTTATTAAGCAATAAAACGCACTATAGCCCTACCGATCCCGATGCCCGCATTTCGGTCAAACCGGGCAAGGCTCGCAAACTGTTAAGTGCCAATAAAAGTGTACAGCACAGTGACACTAAAAAGACACAGGCCGTTTGACAGAAATTCCCGGCTTAAGGATGGGTTTGGCCGTTCAGCCCAGGCTCTACCGCCGGAACCTCCTCGCGCAATAAAGACTTAACCCGGTAACTGTTACCCGTAATGCGGATCACAGTCGCATGGTGCACCAGTCGGTCAATGATGGCACTGGCCATCACAGTGTCGCCCAGCAGTGCGCCCCAGTCCTCAAAGTTGCGGTTCGTCGTTACAATGATTGAGCCTTGCTCATACCGGCTGCGTATTACCTCGAAGAAGTCATCCAGCCCGGCCACCGGTAGCTTCTTGAAACCAATTTCGTCAATAATCAACAACTCAGGCTGCAGAAGTTTCTGTAACGCCAACCGATAGGAGCCATCGCCCCGTGCCGTCTGTAAGCGTTCGATCAACTCGTTGGCATGAATGAACAACACGCGGTAGCCCAGCTTCAACGCCTGGTGGCCCAGGGCCTGCGCCAGATGCGTCTTGCCCACGCCGGGCTTACCCAGCAGAAGCACATTTTCCTTCTGACGAATGAAGCGACCTGTGCCCAGATCGTACATCAACTTCTTGTCCACACCCGGCTGATAGCTGAAGTCATAGTTGTCCAGCGTTTTCTGGACGTTGATGTGGGAGGCCATCAGCCGTTTCTGGTAGGCGTTGGCCTGTCGCTGGGCTGTTTCATCTTCGATGAGTAGCTCCAGAAACGCCAGATAGCTGACCGAGTTGGCCAGGGCGTACTCGTTACGCAGGGCCAGGGCCTGCGCCATCCAGGGCAACCGCAGGCTTTTGAGTTTATCTTTCAGGTGTTCCATGGGCGTTAGTTGACACGGGTTAATTGATCATAAAGACTTAGTTCATGTTGATAGCCACCCAGCCCGCTGGGCGGTAAGGCAAGGGTGGTATCGGTGCGGTAAAGGCCCTGCTGGCAGATCTGCCGAATGGAAGCAAAACTTAATGAGCCATATTGCATGGCCCGCTGGCAAGCCTGATCGACCACCTCGGCCGAGTACTCTTTGGCCAGATGCAGTAGTCCTTTGGCCACATGCGTCCAGTTGCGGGTAGGGTTCTGCTCCACCTGCGCCAGTAGCTCTTCTGCGTGCTGACCTAGCTGCGCTACCTGCTGGCGGTAGTAGGAGGGTTGCCGGCGGGGCTTGTAGGAGGGCGCATGGTCATCACGGCTAACGTACTGCCCCTGTCCACTGGCCAGTTCGTGCACGGTTAGCAGCGTCTGATCAGCGTAAATGCGTAGCAGGCTGGTATCGGCTTCGAGCCGAACTACTTGCCCGGTGTAAGCGGCTGGTACGGAGTAGTAGTTATAGCGAAACAGCACATGGCCCACCTGGTTGACCTTGCGCTCCTGGACCTGGTAGTGCTGCCAGCGCTGAGGGGCAAAGGCTGGAGGCTTCCCTGCTCGGTTTGGGCCATTACGTGAGCAGGTACCCGACGGGTGGTGCCATGCACCCTTTGGTTACAGACCTGCAGCATCCAGTGGCTCAACTGCTGCTGCAAATCGGTGAAGCCGGTGGCGGTCTGCCCTTTGAGGAAGTTGATCTTGACGTACTTGACGGCTGACTCCACTTTGCCTTTGTCCTGAGGCCGACGTACACGGGCTGTGATGGGCTGGCACTGATAATGGGCCAGAAACTGAGCGTACTGCTGCTGAATGATAGGATCGTAAAAGTCCGCCTGCACGACCCCCGCCTTCAGGTTGTCAATCTTTACGCTCAGGGGAACCCCACCAAAGAACCGCACGGGCGGCCCCGTCGAAGGCCCGCCAGTGGCACTCAATGAAGGTAGCGACGCTTTGGTCCAGCACGGCCCGGTAGTAGGCGTACCGGCTGTGGGCCAGCAGCATGGCGAACACCCATACCTTTCGCTGCTTACCCTGATGCTCGAATTGGCCCAGATAGCCGAAATCAACCTGCGCTTCGCTGCCCGGTGCGCTGTGCTGATAGACGTAGACTTCTTTTCCCTTCAGTTGATTGACAAAGCGTACTACCGAGCGGTAAGAAACCTGGATGGGTGGCTGCCGGGTGGTAAGTCGCTGGAAGATAAGCTTCGCCGTCAGGCCCTGCTCGAAGAGCGCCTTGACGGCCTGGAAGGAATCGTCGAGCTTCTTGCTGCGCACCTGACGGGCGGGCTGTTGATGTCCCTGCGCAAGCCGGTCCAAAATCTTACGAACGGTGCGACGGGAGATGCCAAGCTGGTTGGCAATCTGTTGTTGACTCATCCCGCGGTTGCGGAGGGTCTGAATGGTAAGGTACATATCCATCTGGTACATCGGTGTCCTGCTTAATGGCAGGACAGGTTAACAGTTTGTGAGTTAACCTGTGCACTTTTAGTGGCACTGACTGGTACACTTATGATGGCACTTTACACAAACTCAATTACCTTTGTAGTCTGGCCGTTGATACGGCCGAAGGAGTCATTACTTATGTGCAGGCCGACTTTGCTGATAGCCGAACTTGAGCAGTGGAAAATCAAGGCCTGGATTCTGGTGTTTGGCAAATATAAGCCGCAAATTAAGGGGTTTCCTTATAACCAGCAGGCCGACTCGTTCACCTGTCCAGCCGGCAA from Tellurirhabdus rosea harbors:
- a CDS encoding nucleoside triphosphate pyrophosphohydrolase family protein, with protein sequence MTTPDSLNAVAEFHRTFHHPVLETPQIPAENRCQLRVALLAEELKELEVAILEKDIVAVADALCDLQYVLSGAVLEFGLGDRFKALFDEVQRSNLSKACRTVEEAEATVQHYQAKGTECHYVESDGKFLVYRTADNKTLKNINYSPADLEGML
- a CDS encoding MarC family protein, translated to MFNLKEILSVALILFSVIDVVGSLPIIIDLRRKTGKIESEKATLVSGLLMVLFLYAGESLLKLFGVDVSSFAVAGALIIFLLGLEMILGRNIFKEEVHTGSASIVPIAFPLIAGAGTMTTIISLKAEYATPNILSGILLNLILIYVVLKSSAWIETRLGPGGTSILRKIFGIILLAISIKLFKSNF
- a CDS encoding aminotransferase class V-fold PLP-dependent enzyme yields the protein MITFYPGPSKVYPRVADYAHEAIRKGVVSLNHRSPGFMEILKETVRLLHEKLQIPDEYHIAFVSSATECWEIIAQSLTLTSSLHPYSGAFGQKWKEYAQRIKPAILPGEADVLCLVQNETSNGTQVRMEALRQFRQEFTGLVAVDATSSMAGIRFDWELADVWFASVQKCFGLPAGMGVLVYSPAAVQRAELIGERDHYNSLLFIHENVLKNQTQYTPNGLAIYMLMCVLQQLPRIDTIDAITRERAARWYRFFEQKQSSWKLLVPKPEQRSDTVIAVEGTPEAVKAIKAAALAQGIILGNGYGAWKDTTFRIANFPAIEDEEIAKLKEFLRSHRH
- the aroQ gene encoding type II 3-dehydroquinate dehydratase, translated to MKRILILNGPNLNLVGKREPEIYGSVSILDYIKSIESQFSDVQFHYFQSNHEGELIDKIHELGYTIDGIVINAGAYTHTSVALADALSAVKAPAVEVHISNIHARESFRHHSYLTPKCRGIVAGLGLMGYELAVRYLLSL
- the xerD gene encoding site-specific tyrosine recombinase XerD gives rise to the protein MIAVWQSYRNAFKNYLTLERSLADNSIEAYLRDVDKLREFLELDGHALTPFQVTEAHVMAYLKYLTDVGLSVHSQARMLSGLKAFYKYLLYENLIQTDPTHLIEGPRLGRKLPDTLSVPEIDDLLAAIDLSTPAGTRDRAMLEVLYSSGLRVSELLNLRLTNCFFDIGFIRILGKGSKVRLVPIGQEAIHYTRLYTEHIRNQLDITKEGEDVVFLNHRGKPLSRVFVFKMIKKLAAEAGIRKTIGPHTFRHSFATHLIEGGADLRAVQQMLGHESITTTEIYTHLDRDYLKQMMIDYHPRAKIKEPAVRRRQAQ
- a CDS encoding class I SAM-dependent methyltransferase produces the protein MTGFVSFFKRKILRIDRDRWNYQYDKGLWNGLRALDELARFSVIVGYVKFLKPGQPEVLEIGCGEGLLQQRLQSPNYGRYIGVDISDSAIARAQADGDEKCTYLVADMDVYQPAGAFDFIIFNESIYYSRHPLRTMRRLAEYLKPEGLMLVTINHHKHSDQLWEAIRPGFALVDETTTTTSKGICTCKVLSPLLVQE
- a CDS encoding SixA phosphatase family protein, whose protein sequence is MKKILYLVRHAKAEDRTAFQRDHDRELVSEGIMAAARVGRHLSEKGIRPDLLISSTAIRARDTGKVVAEQLHLDPEAIRLDEHLFDGGPKAYLAALNQLDEQPQSVMLFGHNPDISYFAEYLTHADVGSMSKGAVAAIEFENLQWAEVSGRTGRLLFSVSPKQLNDL
- a CDS encoding glycosyltransferase family 87 protein, whose translation is MFLLWVAAAVFCFFIYRFAVDVPYMDDYLLLFSITKMTDPATGIAWSDVLTQHNEHRIFLARLVALFDYMIEGHVNFKTLALTGSASVLALFYLLFRLFHRAKVSPWALTPIALLLFQPSYYNNLLWGLSVWQHSVTLAGYILFFWLAMHPTRRMQGLALGLGAVLMYSNSNGLFAWAAVVLLLGCYGRRLEAAVWLATGIGLTLLYYLADYQFYKSPSVWLANPDPIWLMRSLAGFMGGAMYLDGFPWLKGLSSPLLVWLMGIAVLGIYGLAWWEFLFRRHKDYPAVYPVLLGMTIVLVLTGLGAAVTRSNGDLMIIERYQIYSIMCLIIAYSLLVIALENSGNKWLTVLATAVTALFSFNSYLYYIPELENREKRLLAEAAEIKEHHHSPMISIFLSDPYWNALLRNTIERGILRFPEEADSAFDLVSISSSRVKSPVIFEITKRIDEGVHKTVIDVRHNTMETPTYLLLRSGSEVHLLPAEKEPERSKLRMLQHGSLYQPGTRTSFYTAPLAPGRYQIGLLRLIDDLPHTEWTEQFISR